The genomic interval GCAACAGTTATGGTTCCTATGTTCGTTGAAGAAGGAAACACTATAAGAATAGATACTAGAACTGGCGAGTACATGGAAAGAGTTTAATAAAAACTTGATTTAAATGTATTTAAGTCAAATTTATCTAGTGAATATAGATAAAAATAAATTTATGCTAAGCTTAAAAAGCTTAGCATATTTAATATAAGGAAGTGATTTCAGTGAAGGATATTAAAAATAACATTAGCAACTTACTTAAAGCTATGGATAAAAACACTGAGTTAGATAAAGAATTTAAGGATTCCTTACTTAATGTAATTTCATCTTTAGTTGATAAGATTGAAGAGTTACAAGTTAATGTTGAAACTTTAGATGAAAATGTAAATCTACTAAATGATGATTTAAGTGGAGTACAGGATGAACTTTTTGAAGAGCTAACTTTAGAAGAGCTTGAAGAATATGATGATGAATACTGTGAAGTAGTTTGTGATAAATGTCATAAGCCTATATACATAGAAAAAGATATATTAAACAGATCTGAAAGTATACCTTGTCCTTATTGTGGAAATGAATTTGAAGTTTAATAAACTGTGCCTTATAAAAGGTACAGTTTATTTTTTTGCTCAAAATTAGAAAATACTTAGAATAGTTTTTTATGTAAAGTAATAAATTTAAATAGAAGAGAAGAAGAGGTCTCCAAAAAAGATTTATTATTTTAAAAATAATTAGAATAATTTCTTATGTAAAGTAATAGATTTAAATAGAAAGGAGAGGAGGTACTTTGAAAGAAATATTTGATGTATTACCAGATAAGATAAATTCTTGTTTAAAAGATAAAAGTAATTTAAATAAATTACAAGAAATTAGAGTTAAGGTTGGAAAGCCTCTTAACATAGTTTTAGATAATACAGAAACAATTTTTAACTATGTAATAAGGAGAGAGGATGTTAAAGCCATAATTCAAAAAATAAGTAACTACTCTTTATATGCCTTTGAGGAAGATATAAGACAAGGATATATAACTATCCAAGGAGGGCATAGAGTTGGATTAGCAGGTCAATGTGTAATAGAAGATAATTCTATTAAAACTATTAGAAATATAACTTCTTTAAATATTAGAGTTTGTAGAGAAATAGTAGGCTGTTCAAATAGTTTAATGAATAGCTTAGTAGAAAATAACAGGGTAAATAATACTTTAATAATATCTCCACCTAAATGTGGAAAAACCACACTTTTAAGAGATATTACAAGAAATATATCTAATGGAATTTCTCAAATTGGTTTTAAGGGAAAGAGAACAGTTGTAATTGATGAAAGAAGCGAAATAGCTGCTTGTTACAATGGAATTCCCCAAATGAATGTAGGAATGAGAACTGATGTATATGATAACTGTATAAAAAGTGAAGGTATGATGATGGCTGTAAGAGGGCTTTCTCCAGAGGTTATTATATGTGATGAAATTGGAACTTATAAAGATATGGAAGGATTAATGATGGCATATAATTCTGGAGTTAGTATTATAGCTACCCTGCATGGAAGAAATGTTGAAGAATTGTATAGAAGACCTGTTTTTAGGGAGATTGTTGAAAATAATATAATAAATAAAGTTGTAGTTCTTAGTGGTAAAAAAGGAATTGGAACAATTGAGGGTATATATAATGTTTAACATAATAAAATTATCTTTAAATTTTCTAGTAGGTTATGAAAAATAAGATACCTATTTTCAATTGGTGCTACTGAATTTATTAGAATTAATAAAAGGTATAAAAATAACAAATCTACTAGAAAAGTTATCTTTAATAGGAGGAGGAAATGAAAGTTTTTTTTCTGCTTATTATAGTTCTACTTAGTTCTTTAATTGGATACCTGTATGGAGAAGGATTTAGAAATAGACTTTCCCAACTTAGAGAGTTAAAAAGAGCTTTAATAGATTTTGAAAATGATATTGTTTATACTTACACTCCTTTACCAGAGAGTATAGAGAGTATAGCTTTAAAAGCTAAAAGCCCAATAAAAGAATTATTTAATGAAATTTCTTTTAAATTAAAAAATAATGAAGTAGAAAATGTATATATGGCTTTTAAAGAAAGTATAAATGAACATAAGAAAGAAATGAATCTAAGGAATAAGGATTTTGAAATTTTATTAGATCTTTCAAAGTCTTTAGGAGAAACCAATGTAGAGGGACAAATTAAGATATTTAATTTAGCAAAGGAAAAGCTAGATATAGAATTAGAGATTGCTGAAGATGAATGTAATAAAAATACTAAGGTATATAGGTATTTAGGGGTTGCAGTAGGTGCAATGATAGCTATTTTTCTTGTTTAGTCTAATAGATTTTTAGAAAAGAAATTTTACTTTTGGACTATTTAATAAGAGTTAAGTTTTAGGGGGAGGCCATATATGTCGGATTTATCTTTGATTTTTCAGATTGCAGGAGTTGGTATAGTGCTTGTTATACTAGATAAAGTTCTTGATCAAAGTGGTAAAAAGGAGTATGCAACTTTAGCTAATATAGTTGGAGTAGTAATAATACTTACCATGATGATTCAACTTATAAGTAGATTATTTTCTTCTGTTAAATCTATGTTTTTATTTTAATAGATTTATGAAATACATTGAGAAGGAGGTGTCTATGACAGTAATCTAAGGTCTAAATAAAGCAAAAGATTACTGGCAAAATGAAATATGGATGTAGTTATACAAGTAATAAGCTTTGTACTAATAAGTTTATTTTTATATCTAGTTTTAAAAGATAATAAGAGCACCTTTGCAGTTTTTCTTCTTTTAGGAGCTGGCATAGTAATTTTTCTTTTTGTAATGCCTTATGTTAATGAAATAATAGCATTTATGCAGGATATAGCAAGGGAGTCTGGAATGGATTCATCATATATTGCTATAGTCATGAAAATTATTGCCATAGCATATCTTTCAACTTTTTGTAGTTATATATGTAATGATGCAGGGGTCACAGTATTAGGTAAGAAGGTAGAGTTTACAGGAAAAATTATGATTCTATTATTAGCTATACCAATAATGGCTAATATTTTGAATTCTATTTTAAGTATAATGTAGGAGCTAAGATATGAAAAAGTTGATAAACATAATATTATTATCTCTTATCTTTGTATTTTGCTTTAACTTAAAAGTTTTGGCGAATGATAACTTAGAGAGTTCAAAAGAAAAAATAGACAATGACTCAAGAATAGAAAGATTTTATGATTATATAAATAATTTAGAAACAGAAGAAGATATATTAGGCAATATGTCTGCTAAGGAATATATAATGAATTATTTAGAAAGTGGAGAAGATCCAATAACCTTAAAGAAAATAGGTGCTTCAATACTTAGTTATATATTTAGAGAACTTAACATAGTTTTAAAGTTTATCGCTTCAATATTAGTAATTGCTCTTTTAAGTGCCTTACTTAAAAATTTACAGGATGCTTTTAATATTGAAGAGGGAGTAACACAGATAGCATTTTTTGCTTGCTATGCCCTACTTATAATGCTTTTAACTAAAAGTTTCTTTATATCTCTTAACTTAGGAAAGGAAGTCTTAACTTCAATTATAGATTTTATGAATGTTATTGTTCCAGTTATTGTAATGCTTATAGCTACCTCAGGGGGAGTAACATCAGCTGTTACCATAGACCCCATAGTACTAGGGGCAGTTTCTATAACTCCTAGAATTTACACATACTTTTTATTCCCACTAATATTAGCATACTTTACATTACAGTTTGTTAATAATCTTTCTAGCGAATTTAAAATAGATAGAATGTGTAAGTTCATAAAACAGGTTGTTATGATATCTCAAGGGTTTATATTAACAATATTTGTTGGAATATTAACTTTAAGAGGAATGACGGCAGATACCTTAGATGCAGTGGCTGTAAAAACAGTAAAGTTTGCTGTAGATAATTTTGTGCCTATAGTGGGAAAGGCATTTTCAGATGCAATAACCACAGTAGCAGGATATTCCTTAGCTATGAAAAGTGTAATAACTTCTTTGGGAGTAATAGTTATCGTTGTAATTGTAATTTATCCAATAATAAAAATAGGCCTTATGGCTATATGTTTTAAACTTACATCAGCGGTTATTGAGCCTGTTGTTGATTCAAAGATTTCTAGCAGTGTGGAAACCGTTGGAGAAGCCTTATTTATGATAATGTCATGCATAATAAGTGTCAGCATAATGTTCTTTATTATGGCATCTATGATGGCTACAGCAGGTAATTTTATAGTAGGAGGATAGAAATAAGATGGAACTTTTAAAAAATTGGATTTCAACCCTTTGCGTTGTTATAGTCATCATATCTATTGCTCATATAATTTTACCTAATTCTTCAATAAAAAAACATGTTAAATTTGCATTTTCATTAATAATACTTTCTGTAATGCTATCACCAATAATAGGGCTTTTAACTATGAATAAGGATATAGATGAAACTGTTTTTCAGGAAAAAATAAGTGATATTACAAGATCAGATGAGGAAAAAAAGTCATTATATGATGAAGAAGCAATTTTAAAAAGTGTTGAGAAAAACTTAGAAAAGTCATTAAAAGATGAATTCTATGAGAATGAGTTTGAGGTTAATTTAATTGGGAAAATAGATTTTGATGAAGTGAAATTTAATATAGAAAAAGCAGAAATTACAGTTTTAGATGAAAAAAAAGTAAAAAAAGTAGATAAGGTTGTTGTTGGAAAAGAAAAGGTTAATAAAGAAGAGAAAAAGGATTCTTTTTTAGAAAAAATTGAAAAGTTTGTTGAAAAGGAACTTGAAATTTCTCATGAAAATATAATTGTTTCATATGCCTAGGAGGGGGTATAAAGATGCATGAGTTAAAGGAGAAAATAGCTAATCTTTTTAAACAGAAGAATATTACTAATTTAATAATATTACTTTTATTAGTTATAATGTTTTATTTAGTTGTGTCATATTTTACAGGTGTAAACAATATAACTAAAAGTGAGAAAACTAATTTAGAAAAAGTATCAAAAGAGGATATGAATAGTAATAGCCAAAAAGATTCAGAAGTTTTAAGTTATCAAGAAAAACAAGAAAAAGATTTAGAGAGGATATTAGGAAAAATAAATGGAGTAGGATCAGTAGATGTAGTAATAAACTTTCAAAGCAGTGAAGTAAAAGTACCAGCTGTAGATAATTCTTCTCAAAAAAGCACTACAGAAGAAACTGATAGTGAAGGAGGGACAAGGGTTAATTCACAAGAGACTGATGGAGATAAAATAGTTATGTCAAATAGCTCAAATGGAAGTGAACCAGTTATATTAAAAACAGAAAAGCCAGAGGTTTTAGGAGTCATGGTTGTGGCTGAAGGTGCAGAAGATAGCAAGATAAAGTATGAAATAACAAAAGCGATATCAAGCTTATATAACATAAGTGTTGATAAGGTAAATGTATTAGCAATGAAAAAATAAAATTAAAATTTATGGGGGGTTCATTATGAACAGAAAACAAGCAGGGATAATTTTAACACTTTTAGCATTAATAGTTTGTACTGGCGTTCTAGCAACTAGAGTTAACAATCAAATTAAAGAGAGCATGGGAGAAGTTCCTACAGCTTTTGGAGAAAATGATGACAATGCAACTGAAACATCTTCAAATTATTTTTATGAATCAAGAAATTTAAGAGAACAAAAAGATTCTAAAACTATCGATAACTTAAAAGCTATAGTAGAAGATAAGAACACTTCAGCAGAACAAAAAGAAGAAGCTGAAAAAGAATTAACTGAAAAAACTATGGCAAGAGATTATGAAACAAGAATAGAACTTAGTATAAAGAGCAAAGGTTATGAAGATGTAATATGTTTTATAGATGGTGATAATGCTAAGGTTGTAGTTAAGACTAATGAGGAGTTAACTCAAGAGAAAATGGTTGAAATCCAAGATATAGTTATGAATGTATCAAAAGTATATGACGTTGATATAGAAAAAAAATAATTAATTGTATTGTAATTAGTTATTTGCTATAATGAACCTATAACTAATTAAGTTTCGTGAAGATTAGTAGGAGGGTTCAGCTTTATGAATGAAATGAATAGAGATGAAGCTAACTTAGGTATAGTTAATATATCTGATGAAGTTATCGGTGTCGTAGCTGGTATAGCTGCATCTGAGATAGACGGAATACTTGAGATAAATCACAATAATAGCACTGGAATAGGACATAAATTTTCAAAGAAAAGTTTAGGTAAGGGCATTAAGGTTAATGTGGAGAATGGTGAAGCAGTTATAGAAATTGGTGTTACTGTTCAATACGGAATTAAGATCCCTGATGTAGTTTCTCAAGTGCAGGAAAACGTAAGAAGGACTGTTGAAGCTATAACTGGACTTAAGGTGGCACTAGTGAACATATATGTGCAAAACATAATTATCTTAAAAGAAGAAGATAAAAATGAAATATTAAAAAAATAGTAGTCACCCTCTGATTTCAGAGGGTGTTTCATTGTGTTAAATCATTAACTATATGATTAATAATATAAATTAAGACAATAATACTAAATAGAGTATTTTCAAAACATAGGAGGATATAATGAATAGAGTAAAATCAAGAGAATATTTATTACAATTAGCTTACCAAATGGAAATAACTTCAGAAACTGCATTAGAAACTTTCAATTCTTTTATGGAGAACGAGGACATTTCTAAGGATGATTTAGATCTAGCATACATAAAATCAGGATTATTAGGAATAGAAGAAAATAAGGAAAAGTTAGATTCTTTAATAGAAAGTCAACTTGTAAAATGGAAATTAAACAGAATTTCAAAGGTTAACTTATCAATTTTAAGAATTTCTACATATGAAATATTATTTGCAGAGGATGTACCAGGAAAGGTATCAATAAATGAAGCTATTGAGTTATGTAAAAAATATTCAGATAATAAATCAGTTTCATTTATAAATGGAGTTTTAGATAAAGTATATAAGAATATGCAATAGGGGCTAAATTTATTTTTACTAGAATTATAAGATTTGGAGGGGCAGGTAATGGATAAAATTTTAAGCGGAAAAACAGTGGCTATAGACATAAAGGGGCAAATTAAGAGTTATACAGAGGAATTAAAAGCTTCTGGAAAGTCTTTAAAAATATCGTCTATACTAGTTGGGGATGATGGAGGCTCAGTATATTACCAAAACTTCCAAGAAAAATTAGCTAATAATTTAGGAATAGACTTTGAGAAGATAAAATTAGATGAAAGTATTTCAGAAGAAAATCTGAAACTTAAGATAGAAGAGTTAAATAAAGATGATAGTGTAAATGGAATAATGCTTTTATTACCTTTACCAAAACATATTGATGAGAGAGCAGTTACAAATTTAATAGATGCAGATAAAGACTTAGATTGTCTTTCTGAGGTAAGTGTAGGTAGATTCTATAAGGGTGAGAAGTGTTTTATGCCATGCACACCAAACAGTGTAATAACTCTTTTAAAAGCTTATAACATTGAAATTGAGGGAAAAGAAGTTGTTATTATTGGAAGAAGTAATATAGTTGGTAAACCTCTTTTTCAAATGTTTTTAAATGAAAATGCTACAGTAACAGTATGTCATTCAAGAACTAAGAACTTAAAAGAAGTTTGTAAGAGAGCTGACATATTAGTAGTAGCTATTGGAAGGGCTAATTTCATAGATTCTTCTTATGTTAGAGAAGGAGCGGTTGTTATTGATGTAGGAACTAGTGAGGTTAATGGTAAAATAACGGGAGATGTTAATTTTGATGATGTTTATGAAAAAGCATCATTAATTACACCAGTTCCAGGAGGAGTAGGTTCTTTAACTACGACTCTTCTTTTAAAAAATGTTTGTAAGGAGTTAGATTAGAATGAAACTAAAGACATTATCTGTTGGTGAAGTTAATAACTACGTTAAAAAGTTAGTTGAAAATGACTTTATATTAAAGAATCTTAATGTCAAAGGTGAAATATCTAATTTAAAATTCCATTCAAGTGGTCATATTTATTTTTCATTGAAAGATGAAAATAGCAAGGTTAACTGCATTATGTTTAAAAATAATGCAGTTAATTTAGATTTTAGACTAGAAGAAGGAATGAAGGTAGAAATAAAGGCTAGATTAGGTGTTTATCATAAAGAAGGAACTTATCAGCTTTACTGCGAAAATATTAAAAAAGCAGGAATTGGAGAACTTTTTGAAGAATTTCATAAATTAAAAAAAGAACTTAGTGAAGAAGGAATTTTTGATGAAAAATACAAAAGAGCCTTACCAAAATTCCCTAAGAGAATTGGAATAATTACAGCAAGGACTGGAGCAGCAGTAAGGGATATAATAAACGTAATACAAAGAAGAAATAAATCTTTAGATATTATTTTATATCCAGCTAAGGTTCAAGGAGAAAATGCAGCAGATTCAATAATTGAGGGTATTAGATATTTTAATAATGAGAAATCAGTTGATGTTATCATCTTAGGTAGAGGTGGAGGATCTATTGAAGAACTTTGGACTTTTAATAATAGAGACTTAGCATATGAGATATTTAATAGTAGAATACCTACTGTATCAGCTGTTGGACACGAAGTAGATTTTACTATTAGTGATTTTGTAAGTGATATGAGAGCACCTACACCATCAGCAGCAGGAGAGTTAGTATCACCGTCATTACAAGAAATGATAAATGATTTATTAAATAAAAAAGAGTTCTTACATAGAGCTATTGACAGAAAATTTTTAAATGCAAAGAAAGATGTAGATTTATTACACAAAGGATTAAAAGGTAATAATCCTAAGCATATAATTGAAAAAAGAATAAAAGAAGTAAATTCCTTAGAAGAAAAGTTAAACTTTTTAGGAAAAAGAAAAATTGATAAGGCAAAAGATGAACTTATTGCTTTAAATAGCATATTACAAACCTTAAATCCATTAAACACCTTAGGAAGAGGGTATTCAGTAATAATGGATAAAAAAGATAAAGTAATTAACGAAGTAAGTGAATTAAAAAAGAACGATATGGTAAAAGTGATAATGAAGGATGGTTCCGTTAATATAGATATAAAAATTATTAATGAATAAGGAGCAAAGAGAGATAAAATGGCTAGAAAAGAAACTAATTATGAAAGTATGGTTAGTGAATTAAATGAAATCGTAAAGCAACTGGAAAATGGAGATTTAACCTTAGAAGAGTCTATAAAAAGCTATGAAAATGGCGTTAAAATAGTAAATAAACTATATAAGAAGCTAAGCACTTTAGAAGGCAAAATAAAGGTTGTTGAAGATGAAAAAGAGGAAGACTTTGGAGGATACAGCAATGAATATTAATAGCTTAAAAGAGGAAGTTGATCAATCTTTAAAAGCTTATTTTAATAAAGATAGAGAATACAATAAAGTTTTATATGATTCAATGGCATATAGCATAAACGTAGGAGGAAAAAGAATAAGACCAATCTTAATGCTTTTATCTTACTATATTTATAAAAGTGATTATAAAAAAATATTAACACCTGCAATGGCCATAGAAATGATACACACTTATTCTTTAATACATGATGATTTACCATGTATGGACAATGATGATTTAAGAAGAGGAAAACCTACAAATCATAAGGTTTTTGGAGAAGCTATTGCTGTTTTAGCTGGAGATGCTCTTTTAAATGAAGCTATGAAAATTTTAGTTGATTATTCTTTAGAAGAAGGAATAAGTGCATTAAAGGCAACTAAAATAATTGCAGATGCAGCAGGATCAGATGGAATGATTGGTGGTCAAATTGTTGATATAATAAATGAAGATAAGGAAGAAATTTCTTTAAAAGAATTAGATTATATGCATTTAAAGAAAACTGGAGAACTTATAAAAGCTTCAATAATGTCTGGAGCGGTTTTAGCAGAAGCTTCAGAGGGAGATATTAAAAAATTAGAGGATTTTGGATATAAGTTAGGCTTAGCATTTCAAATAAAAGATGATATATTAGATGTAGTGGGAAATGCAAAAGATTTAGGGAAGAATGTTCACAAAGACCAAGAAAGCAATAAAAATAATTATATAACCATTTTTGGATTAGAAGAGTGTAAGAAAAAATGCGTGAATATAACTGAGGAATGTATAGAGATATTAAGTTCAATAGAAGGAAATACAGAGCCTCTAAAAGTTTTAACCATGAAACTTTTAGAGAGAAAATTTTAATAATAAAGGATTTGGTTTAAATGAGTGAAGTTCTACAGAGAATAACTGATCCTAAAGAAATAAAGGATTTAGATGAGAAAGAATTAGAAATATTAGCTGAAGATTTAAGAGAATTTTTAATTGAAAGTGTTTCAAATACTGGGGGACATTTTGCTTCAAACTTAGGAGTTATTGATTTAACAGTAGCTTTGTTTAAAAATTTTGATTTTAGTGAAGATAGAATAATATGGGATGTTGGACATCAATCTTATGCTTATAAGATATTAACAGGAAGAAAAGATAAATTTAATACTTTAAGACAATATGGTGGATTGTGTGGATTTCCTAAGAGAACAGAAAGTGAATATGATTTTTTTGCCACTGGACATAGTAGTACATCACTATCTTCAGCAGCAGGTATGGCTAGAGCACAGAGGCTACTTGGAAAAGATAATAAGGTTATAGCAGTTATAGGTGATGGAGCCTTAACTGGAGGTATGGCCTTAGAAGCCTTAAATGATATTGGATATAGAAAAGATAATCTTATAATAATATTAAATGATAATCAAATGTCTATATGTAAAAATGTTGGAGGACTTGCAACCTATTTAAATAAGCTTAGAATGGGTGTAGGTTATAATAAATTAAAATCAGATATTGGATCAACTTTAGATACAACTTCTTTTGGGAAAAGAGTAAAGAACTCTCTTTCAAAATTAAAAGATGGTATTAAAAAAATTGTTGTACCAAGTATGTACTTTGAAGATATTGGATTAAAATATTTTGGTATAGTAGATGGACATAATATTAGAGAATTAAATGAAGTTTTAAGCATAGCTAAAAATATAAAAGGACCAGTTATAATACATACAGTTACTAAAAAAGGAAAAGGCTATGAATTAGCAGAAAAAAATCCTAATAAATATCATGGAGTATCTCCTTTTGATTTAGGGGAAGGAGTAATTTCAAAGTTTGCAAGTAGAAATTATTCTTCTACCTTTGGAGAAGAAATGATTAAATTAGCTAAAAATGATGACAAAGTTGTTGCAATTACTGCTGCTATGCCAGATGGAACAGGGTTAAAGGAATTTAGAGAAGAATTTCCTGATAGATTTTTTGATGTAGGAATAGCAGAACAACACGCTGTTACCTTAGCTGCTGGAATGGCAGCAGAGGGTTTAAAACCATTTTTTGCGGTTTATTCCACTTTCCTACAAAGAGCTTATGACCAAGTTTTACATGATGTATGCATACAAAAGCTACCTGTTACACTTTGTTTAGATAGAGCTGGCTTAGTTGGAGAAGATGGAGAAAC from Clostridium perfringens carries:
- a CDS encoding CD1247 N-terminal domain-containing protein, with the protein product MKDIKNNISNLLKAMDKNTELDKEFKDSLLNVISSLVDKIEELQVNVETLDENVNLLNDDLSGVQDELFEELTLEELEEYDDEYCEVVCDKCHKPIYIEKDILNRSESIPCPYCGNEFEV
- the spoIIIAA gene encoding stage III sporulation protein AA — translated: MKEIFDVLPDKINSCLKDKSNLNKLQEIRVKVGKPLNIVLDNTETIFNYVIRREDVKAIIQKISNYSLYAFEEDIRQGYITIQGGHRVGLAGQCVIEDNSIKTIRNITSLNIRVCREIVGCSNSLMNSLVENNRVNNTLIISPPKCGKTTLLRDITRNISNGISQIGFKGKRTVVIDERSEIAACYNGIPQMNVGMRTDVYDNCIKSEGMMMAVRGLSPEVIICDEIGTYKDMEGLMMAYNSGVSIIATLHGRNVEELYRRPVFREIVENNIINKVVVLSGKKGIGTIEGIYNV
- the spoIIIAB gene encoding stage III sporulation protein SpoIIIAB, encoding MKVFFLLIIVLLSSLIGYLYGEGFRNRLSQLRELKRALIDFENDIVYTYTPLPESIESIALKAKSPIKELFNEISFKLKNNEVENVYMAFKESINEHKKEMNLRNKDFEILLDLSKSLGETNVEGQIKIFNLAKEKLDIELEIAEDECNKNTKVYRYLGVAVGAMIAIFLV
- the spoIIIAC gene encoding stage III sporulation protein AC, whose translation is MSDLSLIFQIAGVGIVLVILDKVLDQSGKKEYATLANIVGVVIILTMMIQLISRLFSSVKSMFLF
- the spoIIIAD gene encoding stage III sporulation protein AD gives rise to the protein MDVVIQVISFVLISLFLYLVLKDNKSTFAVFLLLGAGIVIFLFVMPYVNEIIAFMQDIARESGMDSSYIAIVMKIIAIAYLSTFCSYICNDAGVTVLGKKVEFTGKIMILLLAIPIMANILNSILSIM
- the spoIIIAE gene encoding stage III sporulation protein AE; the protein is MKKLINIILLSLIFVFCFNLKVLANDNLESSKEKIDNDSRIERFYDYINNLETEEDILGNMSAKEYIMNYLESGEDPITLKKIGASILSYIFRELNIVLKFIASILVIALLSALLKNLQDAFNIEEGVTQIAFFACYALLIMLLTKSFFISLNLGKEVLTSIIDFMNVIVPVIVMLIATSGGVTSAVTIDPIVLGAVSITPRIYTYFLFPLILAYFTLQFVNNLSSEFKIDRMCKFIKQVVMISQGFILTIFVGILTLRGMTADTLDAVAVKTVKFAVDNFVPIVGKAFSDAITTVAGYSLAMKSVITSLGVIVIVVIVIYPIIKIGLMAICFKLTSAVIEPVVDSKISSSVETVGEALFMIMSCIISVSIMFFIMASMMATAGNFIVGG
- the spoIIIAF gene encoding stage III sporulation protein AF; this encodes MELLKNWISTLCVVIVIISIAHIILPNSSIKKHVKFAFSLIILSVMLSPIIGLLTMNKDIDETVFQEKISDITRSDEEKKSLYDEEAILKSVEKNLEKSLKDEFYENEFEVNLIGKIDFDEVKFNIEKAEITVLDEKKVKKVDKVVVGKEKVNKEEKKDSFLEKIEKFVEKELEISHENIIVSYA
- the spoIIIAG gene encoding stage III sporulation protein AG, which codes for MHELKEKIANLFKQKNITNLIILLLLVIMFYLVVSYFTGVNNITKSEKTNLEKVSKEDMNSNSQKDSEVLSYQEKQEKDLERILGKINGVGSVDVVINFQSSEVKVPAVDNSSQKSTTEETDSEGGTRVNSQETDGDKIVMSNSSNGSEPVILKTEKPEVLGVMVVAEGAEDSKIKYEITKAISSLYNISVDKVNVLAMKK
- a CDS encoding SpoIIIAH-like family protein — protein: MNRKQAGIILTLLALIVCTGVLATRVNNQIKESMGEVPTAFGENDDNATETSSNYFYESRNLREQKDSKTIDNLKAIVEDKNTSAEQKEEAEKELTEKTMARDYETRIELSIKSKGYEDVICFIDGDNAKVVVKTNEELTQEKMVEIQDIVMNVSKVYDVDIEKK
- a CDS encoding Asp23/Gls24 family envelope stress response protein — protein: MNEMNRDEANLGIVNISDEVIGVVAGIAASEIDGILEINHNNSTGIGHKFSKKSLGKGIKVNVENGEAVIEIGVTVQYGIKIPDVVSQVQENVRRTVEAITGLKVALVNIYVQNIIILKEEDKNEILKK
- the nusB gene encoding transcription antitermination factor NusB, with product MNRVKSREYLLQLAYQMEITSETALETFNSFMENEDISKDDLDLAYIKSGLLGIEENKEKLDSLIESQLVKWKLNRISKVNLSILRISTYEILFAEDVPGKVSINEAIELCKKYSDNKSVSFINGVLDKVYKNMQ
- a CDS encoding bifunctional methylenetetrahydrofolate dehydrogenase/methenyltetrahydrofolate cyclohydrolase — encoded protein: MDKILSGKTVAIDIKGQIKSYTEELKASGKSLKISSILVGDDGGSVYYQNFQEKLANNLGIDFEKIKLDESISEENLKLKIEELNKDDSVNGIMLLLPLPKHIDERAVTNLIDADKDLDCLSEVSVGRFYKGEKCFMPCTPNSVITLLKAYNIEIEGKEVVIIGRSNIVGKPLFQMFLNENATVTVCHSRTKNLKEVCKRADILVVAIGRANFIDSSYVREGAVVIDVGTSEVNGKITGDVNFDDVYEKASLITPVPGGVGSLTTTLLLKNVCKELD
- the xseA gene encoding exodeoxyribonuclease VII large subunit, which produces MKLKTLSVGEVNNYVKKLVENDFILKNLNVKGEISNLKFHSSGHIYFSLKDENSKVNCIMFKNNAVNLDFRLEEGMKVEIKARLGVYHKEGTYQLYCENIKKAGIGELFEEFHKLKKELSEEGIFDEKYKRALPKFPKRIGIITARTGAAVRDIINVIQRRNKSLDIILYPAKVQGENAADSIIEGIRYFNNEKSVDVIILGRGGGSIEELWTFNNRDLAYEIFNSRIPTVSAVGHEVDFTISDFVSDMRAPTPSAAGELVSPSLQEMINDLLNKKEFLHRAIDRKFLNAKKDVDLLHKGLKGNNPKHIIEKRIKEVNSLEEKLNFLGKRKIDKAKDELIALNSILQTLNPLNTLGRGYSVIMDKKDKVINEVSELKKNDMVKVIMKDGSVNIDIKIINE
- a CDS encoding exodeoxyribonuclease VII small subunit; amino-acid sequence: MARKETNYESMVSELNEIVKQLENGDLTLEESIKSYENGVKIVNKLYKKLSTLEGKIKVVEDEKEEDFGGYSNEY
- a CDS encoding polyprenyl synthetase family protein, with the translated sequence MNINSLKEEVDQSLKAYFNKDREYNKVLYDSMAYSINVGGKRIRPILMLLSYYIYKSDYKKILTPAMAIEMIHTYSLIHDDLPCMDNDDLRRGKPTNHKVFGEAIAVLAGDALLNEAMKILVDYSLEEGISALKATKIIADAAGSDGMIGGQIVDIINEDKEEISLKELDYMHLKKTGELIKASIMSGAVLAEASEGDIKKLEDFGYKLGLAFQIKDDILDVVGNAKDLGKNVHKDQESNKNNYITIFGLEECKKKCVNITEECIEILSSIEGNTEPLKVLTMKLLERKF